The following coding sequences are from one Shewanella putrefaciens window:
- a CDS encoding OsmC family protein, translated as MGFNITVNWQTSPAQEGEFCRDHSITFGSGQTIQASSAPDYKGNEHYVNPEESLLAALSSCHMLTFLAIAHLKRLPVLSYIDAATAELGKNEAGKLAITRIVLNPKIIFAEGVEVSQETLEKMHEKAHINCFIANSLATDIHIKF; from the coding sequence ATGGGCTTTAACATAACGGTTAACTGGCAAACTTCGCCTGCACAAGAAGGGGAGTTTTGCCGAGACCACAGTATTACATTTGGTAGCGGCCAAACGATTCAGGCTTCTTCAGCGCCAGATTATAAAGGCAATGAACACTATGTAAACCCAGAGGAAAGCTTGCTAGCTGCGCTTTCGTCATGCCATATGCTGACGTTTTTGGCCATTGCTCACCTAAAACGCTTACCGGTTTTATCTTATATCGATGCCGCCACTGCCGAACTAGGGAAAAATGAAGCAGGTAAACTCGCCATCACAAGAATCGTGCTTAATCCAAAGATAATTTTTGCCGAGGGCGTTGAGGTTAGCCAAGAAACACTTGAAAAAATGCACGAAAAAGCACATATAAACTGCTTTATCGCCAACTCGTTAGCGACGGACATTCACATCAAGTTTTAA
- a CDS encoding DUF3325 domain-containing protein: MMPKMIPVLGILGLSYLSLSLFALAKFGHFKDVFNRPPAQWQSHLLTLFAWLLLAFSLSACASDQGWAYGSILFMGIISLAAMLVILTLSYSPRHLPIGIVTGSVLTGGLILSAGIPL, encoded by the coding sequence TGCCCAAAATGATTCCCGTGCTAGGGATTTTAGGTCTAAGTTACCTCTCCTTATCCCTTTTTGCCTTAGCAAAATTTGGGCATTTTAAGGATGTATTTAACCGTCCACCAGCACAATGGCAAAGCCATTTGTTAACCTTATTTGCTTGGTTATTACTTGCGTTTAGTTTAAGTGCCTGTGCAAGCGACCAAGGCTGGGCCTATGGGAGTATTTTATTTATGGGGATCATTTCTCTTGCCGCGATGTTGGTGATTCTGACGTTAAGCTATAGTCCACGTCATTTGCCGATAGGTATTGTTACCGGAAGTGTGTTAACCGGAGGATTAATATTGAGTGCTGGTATCCCCTTATAG